The following DNA comes from Brassica oleracea var. oleracea cultivar TO1000 chromosome C5, BOL, whole genome shotgun sequence.
TTTATATATGTGCTAGTTATTTACAAAAGTTTTATGAATTTAAATTAGTTATGACAAATATAAGGACCATATTATAAAATACAAATAGTTTTGAAGCTAAGTTTGAAGTTTTGCTTTTGGAGAAGAACACCTTTAAACTTCAAATATAGAGTTCCTTTTTTGGAGATGCTCTAATGTACACTGATCTTCCGTATGAACTCTTTTACAGATATAACTTTTACCTTCATTCATAAAAAGTAAAAAAAAAATGGAGAATTTCAAATCACACAAGAGAATCAATTTCCAATATTTTCATAAGACCATTGTAAAGTAACAAAATTTGTAACCTTCTAAAAAATCACTAAGAAATAAGAATATTCATTTTTCTGTGGAGGGAAAGCCAAAAAAGGAATAAACCTTTACATGTTCCAACAAAACTTCCAAAACGTTTTAACTTGATTCAAGTTTATGGAAAAAAACCACATTAGAATCAAATCTACATCCTCTTCGTGTTCATGAGATCATCACTTTTTAGTTAAGACACACACCTTAGCTCACACCAGACTCTCTTCCACGAGATTTATAGAGCATCTAATCAAAAAAATACAACAGAGCAATATGAAAAAAGTCAATAAGACTGTTATTGTTAAATGCAAGCAGTTTTATCTGAGGAAAGAAACTCGTTTTCATTTTAAGTCTCTTTCCTCGCATAGAACTGCTTGCATTAAAATAACCTTGTTTGATATTAAAATGAACCAACCAAACTAACCTTCATGAGGATCTTCGTGTACAAAGAAACTGGCAGCTACTATCAAATAACAAAGAATGAGCATCAACCCTTTGAAGTAATTCGATGTCCCTTCCTGGAGAAAAAACGCTACTACTATAACTGTGATGAACAGCATCGCTGTCTCAAAAAGCTGGAAGTTCAGGTCCATCTGTTCACCCATCATCCATCCAATCACCACACAGAACGGGACCTAACCATATACAACCAGCAACAGAGGTTATTGAACAAGCCTCTTGTTGGCCAAAGATGATATACTTCTCTTGCAATACATACCACAAACATGGAGATCTGTATAGAGGAACCAATAGCCACTCCCAAGGAAAGATCCTGTAGACGTCAAAACAAAGTTTAACCATGTCTCAAGACGAATAAAGAGTCTATAGATGTTACAACTCAAGGAACTACTCTGCCTACCAGTTTATCTTTCATGGCAAACATGATAGCGCCTGCATGCTCAGCTGCATTCCCAACAATAGGAAGCAATATGACACTGATAAAAGCTATTGGTATGTTCCAAGAGACCGAGGCACCCTGAGAAAAACAATTACATAACCTAGTGAATGTTAAGGCCAAGTTAACTAGGAAGACGCAATGTTGATTACCTCAATGGCATCAACAAGATAGCCAGAGAGAAGGGAGACCCAAGCAGTCAATATCGAGAGCCAAATGATAGCTTCCCACTTGGAGATCTCAGGATCTTCATCTTCACCACAAGTTTCTTCGTTCTCATTTGTTTCCTAGTGTTCACAGCATATAGAGTTACACAAACCAATTGGTTTTATATACAAAGAATGGAAGAAACAACAAACCTCTTCAAGAGGGCTATAAGAATTGGACTGGCTCTTTAACTGGAAGAAGAGGTAAGCGGCATATGCTATAAGCATTATGCAGCTGCTGAACCTTGACAGGGCCATCTCTGATGATCCGGCGTGAACCTCGCTGTGAGTGTAGTGAAGAACAGCCGGGAAGAGTATCCCCATTACAGCCATCAAAAGCAATCCTGAGTTCACAACTGCAATTCCCTGGATGCAGGAGAACAGATGTCAGAAGAGAATACAATGAAGAAGTTGAATAAGGTTTATTACTTTGTCAAAGACTTGGTCTTTCTGGTAAAACACTAGACCACCGCAGAAGAAAGCACAGCCTAGCACAAGCAACATGTTAGAAAGAATGGATCCTAGCAAAGTCAGCTGAACAACACGTATCATTCCATTTTTCAAAGCGAAGATCGATATGATCAGTTCCGTCACATTCCCGAATGTAGCATTTAGGAGTCCTCCAACTGTGAAAATTTGTATAGCAATGTCAAAAAAAATATCATGAAAAAAGAAAAAGAATAGTCTGTTAAAGAAGAACCAAGTCATCATACCAGTAGGGCCAGTGTAAAAAGCTAGTTGCCTGTTTCAAATAAGCCAATACTAATACATGTCACACAGCCAGAACAATGGTACGGTTAAGTTTGTGCTATAATAAGTACTTACTCTGTAGCATATCCTAGACGTTCAGCCAACGGTGTAATACCTATTAAGCTCAGCAAGAACACCCACCCCTGAGGCCAGGGAAACAATCATTTCTTGAGGTTCAACTCTTAGACATAAAACAAAACTACTAGTACTAGTACAAAACTTATACCTTACTATCTATCATGTAGTGGACCAGTATTGCTAGAGGACCGAAAGGTAACAACATATTGAGTTTGTTAGAAAAAATCACGATCTTAATGCTCCTGAGAACACTGTTCTTTGGCGATTTGGTTGCGTGTTCAGGGAAACTCAGAGAAAGTGATCCTTGCTCCATCAAAGAAGCTGCTTTAGCTTGCGTGGCATCTTCTTCTTCTTTTCTAAATAGACTCTTGTGCTCAAGTTCATTAACCGACCCCATCTGTTACAGTAGAGCATCTTATCATTACCCTCCCACATTAAACTCAGACAAGAGATAAGAATGATCTTGTGCTTCGATTAGAGCCGGCACTTTACAATGACTCATACCCTCTCGTGCTACCAAAACATGGACCAAGGCTAATGCAACCTGGGTACAGAGGATCTTCTTGTAAGAGATCTAATTTTCAATGACAGTTATAATATTCAAAGCCAATAAAGGCAGAGTCTTGTGGTTGTGGGTAACGGTTACTTCACATTAAGGGAAAGAATCATATAAAAGCAAACAAAAAGATTACTTCTCTAAAACCCTAATCTAAAGCCCTTACAGCAGAAAGAAAGAAACTCCATGAATCCGAAATAAAGAAAGATAAAAGGAGGGAAACTTTTACCTCGAAGTCAGACAAGGGTCAGTCAGAGAAGAAGAATCGAGCAAGTTGCAGAAACCAAATCAGAGCAACAACGACTTTGAAGTTTCTATCTTCTTCCTCTGATCTGCTAGAGACGAAGGAAAGGTCGAGTGTGATTTGAATTTGATAGAATAATAATAAAAGTTCATGAACGTGATTCCGTGATATGGACGTCGGTGCAGAATCAAATCCTTTGGATCTCAGATGATGCTAGTAGAGGAGAACGAGCGAGGAAGTTTCGTTCTTATGTTCAAAGTTGAAACCTTTCAGCAGTTTGA
Coding sequences within:
- the LOC106343554 gene encoding vacuolar cation/proton exchanger 2, with amino-acid sequence MGSVNELEHKSLFRKEEEDATQAKAASLMEQGSLSLSFPEHATKSPKNSVLRSIKIVIFSNKLNMLLPFGPLAILVHYMIDSKGWVFLLSLIGITPLAERLGYATEQLAFYTGPTVGGLLNATFGNVTELIISIFALKNGMIRVVQLTLLGSILSNMLLVLGCAFFCGGLVFYQKDQVFDKGIAVVNSGLLLMAVMGILFPAVLHYTHSEVHAGSSEMALSRFSSCIMLIAYAAYLFFQLKSQSNSYSPLEEETNENEETCGEDEDPEISKWEAIIWLSILTAWVSLLSGYLVDAIEGASVSWNIPIAFISVILLPIVGNAAEHAGAIMFAMKDKLDLSLGVAIGSSIQISMFVVPFCVVIGWMMGEQMDLNFQLFETAMLFITVIVVAFFLQEGTSNYFKGLMLILCYLIVAASFFVHEDPHEDAL